The sequence TGATTATTCTCTTTTTTCTGATTGTCCTTTTCCTGAATTCTCCAAGTATATACTGTAATCCTGATTCTCCTTTTCCTGATTTTCTCATACTATACTACAATAATGATTCTCCTTTTCCTGATTTTCTCCAACTATGTATACAGCAATAATTATTCTTCATTTCCCGTAGTTCGAACTATACAGCAATaagaatttttcatttcctattaaTTTCTCCAACTTTCCTgcaaaaattagtcttcttttccTGAATTGgggaatatttttgttttaacacgGTTTAACTCTATACTAAAATTTAGAATAACACATAATTATACTTTATTCATAAGCAAAACAGCTTAAAAGGagactttttctttttgttctcTATCGTTAGTATTTCCCCGATATTTCGCTGTGCCCTTTTCGCTTGTGACCACTTCGATGAAcgttatagatttctatttataacGGTAACGGTAAACTATtttttaagtccgggatttcTTTACCATAAATTTTTGCGGTGATATCGTTCGTAACTTAAAATACGATCAATGTTGGCTAATAAGTCCTTATTCTCACCAATTAAAGTAAACAGGCCAGTCAGATCTATGGATATATtacctatatatatagatatcggtattcttaaaattgtttgattgtcaaaaaatgtatttgggACGTTGGTTTTTATATGTTTCTCCTTTTTCCCCTGCATGTGACGTTTTATAGCTAACtgtattatacatgtttttatcGCTATTTAAGACCGTTTGGTGGCCTATTGTTGTTTATTGGTTATatgtgtctcattggcaatcacagtTACCTCTCAATAGAAATAGGAAGCGaaggaaaaaaacataacactTTAGTTAGACAGGGCAAAAGAAGCTGATCATCATAAAGTTGAAATAGTATAACTGAAATATATGGTTTAATGATTAAAtgttaatttacaaaattttatttattaacagGGCTTCAAAAGATGTAACACATTGGGGACACAATGGACAATGCTTCATTGTGGGGAGTCATTATTTTACTCCCAATATGGGCAGCTCTTGCAGATCAAGGTAAGTTATCATTGGTGGTagacataattatatatataaaaaaaaaacggaaattCTAACTGATGAATGATAAGATACCTATGCAAGTATGAATAAACTGGTATGTGGCCTATTTATTCGCAAATGAGATCAAAGTAACATGCAATGCAAAATAAACATAAGACATCTAGAGggttaacaatatatataaacttctGTATACGTTAATATACTTTTAATTTCTCAATCCGGTAACTGGCAATTATAACTGAATATCTTTGCTGTAGCATGTTCTCCTTGATTTCGACCGGGTTAAGCCAAAGACTTTAGAATTTGTAACATCTGCTTCTTCGATCATGCAGCAAGCAACATTAAGGAGTAATACATAGACTGGTAGGCTCGAAGTCAGAGTAAGGCGATATGTCTCTCATCGGACTTTGTCCTTGTGAGCTAGCACTTTAAAACAATCCGACATAACGTGTCGGCGTAGTAAAAAGCAGTgtacatatgatataaaattaacATGTGCTCGTCTTAAATATGCATTtaacttgccactggacgttaaacagtCAACCAACGTCATCATCATTATTTACTTGTACCATCCGTTATGTTAAGTTTATGACACTTGTGACACGTGTAAATCCTTCATCTGAAAGACATTCATCTAAAAGTGAAGCAGGCGAAActtttcagcgtgtgcactcttgttaaggTACATGTATCATTGATTTCTCAACCTTGatcaatatgtttttgaaagacaaaataaatagaattttaATTAGAGCCCATCCCATTCAAAAAGAAGAAAGACCCTCCCCCTGATGGATACTAACAACTATTTTGTACTATTTTATAGCATTATACATGGACACCTATGGACATTGCAATATGGATGGATATTATCCAATCAGTGACGAGACCGTTACCCTGAGCGGCAGGGGAGGGGGACAGGCATACAAGACAATgatttgtgttattaaattcAGGGCTGAAAGAGATGAACAAATCTGCATCATCTTTGATGAACTAAGTATCAAGGAAAGAGGAACTCATCTCTCGATCTTTGACGGCCAGTTATCTAGTGGTAACCCTAAGGTATATCCTCTTATTCGTTTATTGGATGAATGTTACTACATTCGGCATTCAAACACTTCTTTTATGACAGATTGTCATATGTTGTACgtatgaaattgaaaaagaaagaaaaaaaacccagctcGCTCTAAATTTGATACAGATGATGTcagacacttttaaaaaaaactaaattttagaATGATAATCTTGCCTTATAATTTAatcttttattgtttataaaattatatgcaacatttttaaaatgcattgcaatttttattcataaacatttttgtttaaatatgtccCCATCTTGTTTTTAGAAGATTCATGTCCACATCATTATATGCATAATATAAACCTATGATATCTTTATAAAACCTAAGACTCAAACAATGTAGGTGTGAAGAAAAATCGAAATGATTGTCTGAGCAATATAAACATTGTCAATAATAATCtcttattttttcagtacaacTTCGGACAGCGTAGTTCAGCCTCTAGTTTGTGTAGTACAGGAAGATACCTGACAGTAAAACTGGAGAAGGAAAATTACAAATCAACTAATTTTCAGTTTAAACTAAGAATTTTAGAGGAAAGTCAAAGTAAGAAGtatatgtatatacttgtaaattatttagaacttcaaatacatgtacatgtatgtagctTAGAACAACACCTGGCtttaaaataaaaggaaaaatttacataaaacataatttttagtttttaaccctGAACCGCCATGTATTTTACATATACATCTGATAGCCTTAGTATCATGTAAGTCGctaaattgtaaaaatacatTCAGGGGTGTGTCTAAGAATTGGGGTTCGGATGTGCAGGAAAATTAGGCAAGGGTACAATATGTCCTCAGCCGGCCCAGGACAGCTCCGTAAGCTTCTTTCAGGGTAACATGTTTTCTGATCTTTGAATCCTCTATTCATCTGGTACTTGGAACCCCCTCATCATATTAAAAGGTCACTAATTAGCTAAAATTACAAACGatgaaaatatgattttttttttattctttttaattaaaacaaaatacatgtatacttaatatatatttagctATTATCATTCAGTCTGATTCGATTTCATATGTTTATGATGTATTTCAGCTGATGGTTTGATAAACGGTTTAAATGGGTTTGTGATGTCAGTTGGAGTAATCATTGCTATCATTATTTGTGTTGTGGTGCTGATCACAGTTTTTGCCGTTGTTATCGTCTGTTGCTGTTGTAAAACTGGCGGGATAAGCCAGTCTAAAGGAATAAAAATGAATCGACAATCAGGACCACAACAAGGGTGTAGTAATCAACGTCCAGCTCCATCAggttataacatttttatattgattatacTTTTGCatgctttgaaaataaaacccTACAACACTGTTTTTTCCCTGACATTCCACAAAAAACACCGCGCTTTACCGTTTCCGTTTCCATTCCATAATCCGTTTCCGCCGTTTAGCAACACCCACATCTGGTGTATGTTCATCTATGAACTTCTCATTGAACAATTACCTGGGATATTTCATTTTGCCACTGCTTGACCAGAAATAACAActtttgttgatatattttaaaaacattcttaTTCTTCTGCATGCTGTTTCACTGATCGATTGTTGTGATGCTTCCGTTTGAGTTCTGTTTTGTTTGTTACACTCAAAACGCCACTCATTCATAAAGGTATAACGTTTGGTATTCTATATCATTCTAGTTGTATTGTTTTGCTAAAGAAAATTCATGAATGAAATTTATAACGCAATGTTTAAAAGGGAGAAAAATCAAAGACTTGCAACATAAATTCATTTCGTGGTAAAGGTTATTTCTCAGTTACTATAAGTAATATTTGCAGTGATTATAATGATCCATCTGGAAGGGTTCATCTGACATTGACTTCCTTTGTATTGCTGTTTGTTTAATTGGTAAATGTGCAGTTTTAAGGTTACATTGAAGGTCATTTAAGCTGCTAAAATGTATTATAGTTTCTGACATGAAACTTGTAGGTGGCCATTagaaacctgtttttttttataaagtgacAAAAACTAAACCGACAAAAAAGACATGTTTGTACAATCTTTTAAAGGCTCCAAACCAGTTTAATAATGCAGTAATGgacaaacaataacaacaaaaaatagaagGTCGAgataacatacatgtaaatttataacatgtCCTCTGGattttacaaattacaaataaacatcatataaaaaagaagatgtggtatgattgccaatgagacaactatccacaaaagaccaaaatgacacaaacattaacaattataggtcaccgtacggccttcaacaatgagcaaagcccataccgcatagtcagctataaaaggcccgaataagacaatgtaaaacaattcaaacgagaaaactaacggccttatttatgtaaaaaaaaaatgaacgaaaaacaaatatgtagcacataaacaaacgactaccaatgaattacaggctcctgacttgggacaggcacatacataaataatgtggcggggttaaacatcaTGTCTATCTCAATTTCTCTTAACCTATCAATCTTAAAGcacttatatacatgtagtagtgaaacattttcaatatttggtGTAGCAGGCAACATGCACTGATTGTATAAGATATATTTCACAAAGCAGAcgacttttatttttcatctttgtTTACAGATGCTTTATGTTATGAAATGTTCATTTGCCAAATGTCCATTGTCtagcctcattttcatgattcacatttttaaaagtgtttgtcTGTGTCTGAGATACTAAAGTACTTAACTagaagcaataggtcaactgcATTTGGTGTTTAGAATTATTGTAAGGTGAACCCGTCTGTCGTGTTCGGTTCATctcaccttgacctcatgtCTGTTTGACACGATAAATGGTtatttgacctcaatttcatcAATATTAGGTATTCATATAATTTCCACTTCTCTCATACTATAAAACAATAGgcaattatatttgttgtatggaatgattgtaacaAGTATTTAACTTCAGTTAAACCTTGATCTTAGTAGGCTTTTTActtaaaatggtttacttttacaggTTGTGACTTGGAAGGAgaactgtctcattggcacttctTCTTATGTCTATCTAAATGTACTagtaattataataatttaaactaGCGAGAcgtttcagcgtgtgcactgtTGTTTTTATCTCGCTGAATCATTTATGTtagtattttatgttttagttgATATGAGTCCACAATGTCCTTGCGGGCTAATGCtatcacttggcatccgtcATCGTTTAAATTATGTTACCAAAGACGTTTCCTTTTAC is a genomic window of Mytilus trossulus isolate FHL-02 chromosome 1, PNRI_Mtr1.1.1.hap1, whole genome shotgun sequence containing:
- the LOC134721028 gene encoding uncharacterized protein LOC134721028 isoform X2, translating into MDNASLWGVIILLPIWAALADQALYMDTYGHCNMDGYYPISDETVTLSGRGGGQAYKTMICVIKFRAERDEQICIIFDELSIKERGTHLSIFDGQLSSGNPKYNFGQRSSASSLCSTGRYLTVKLEKENYKSTNFQFKLRILEESQTDGLINGLNGFVMSVGVIIAIIICVVVLITVFAVVIVCCCCKTGGISQSKGIKMNRQSGPQQGCSNQRPAPSAPPLQDYGQDGYHPVPIQDGEPPPAYSEQPPPYTTADIPS
- the LOC134721028 gene encoding uncharacterized protein LOC134721028 isoform X1, whose translation is MDNASLWGVIILLPIWAALADQALYMDTYGHCNMDGYYPISDETVTLSGRGGGQAYKTMICVIKFRAERDEQICIIFDELSIKERGTHLSIFDGQLSSGNPKYNFGQRSSASSLCSTGRYLTVKLEKENYKSTNFQFKLRILEESQTDGLINGLNGFVMSVGVIIAIIICVVVLITVFAVVIVCCCCKTGGISQSKGIKMNRQSGPQQGCSNQRPAPSVCFTLLHHFRTMDRMDIIPCQYKTVNLRRRTLNNHRHTQLRIFRLDESKAAIICNVLSK
- the LOC134721028 gene encoding uncharacterized protein LOC134721028 isoform X3, with protein sequence MDNASLWGVIILLPIWAALADQALYMDTYGHCNMDGYYPISDETVTLSGRGGGQAYKTMICVIKFRAERDEQICIIFDELSIKERGTHLSIFDGQLSSGNPKYNFGQRSSASSLCSTGRYLTVKLEKENYKSTNFQFKLRILEESQTDGLINGLNGFVMSVGVIIAIIICVVVLITVFAVVIVCCCCKTGGISQSKGIKMNRQSGPQQGCSNQRPAPSVVCCAFYLKCVLHYSTTSGLWTGWISSRANTRR